One genomic segment of Coriobacteriia bacterium includes these proteins:
- a CDS encoding manganese-dependent inorganic pyrophosphatase: MSKVYVIGHKNPDNDAIMSAVMFAQLANTLDKDNEYVACRQGGLPGETKALLEKVGFAEPELKTCIEPAEPKTKVILTDHNELSQAIDGIENAEIVAVIDHHRIADVSTAQPIWFLNFPWGSSCSIIAKLFEITNTPMSDEQATCLLAAMMTDTVMLKSPTTTPVDRVIAEKLGKQIGRDPVEFGAEVFRSRGADGFTPAQMVSRDIKRFEIGGKAVYIGQYETVNKGPVLEQAAELRAAMEAYRTEHEGDTLVLLVTDIIEEGSQVFICGDPAVAEKGLKITASPEGVWMPGVLSRKKQVAAPLIEAAE, encoded by the coding sequence ATGAGCAAGGTCTATGTGATCGGCCACAAGAATCCCGACAACGACGCCATCATGTCGGCCGTCATGTTTGCCCAGCTGGCCAACACGCTGGACAAGGACAACGAGTACGTCGCGTGCCGCCAGGGTGGCCTGCCCGGCGAGACGAAGGCCCTGCTCGAGAAGGTCGGCTTTGCCGAGCCTGAGCTCAAGACGTGCATCGAGCCCGCCGAGCCTAAGACGAAGGTCATCCTGACCGACCACAACGAGCTGTCCCAGGCGATCGACGGCATCGAGAACGCCGAGATCGTGGCCGTCATCGACCATCACCGCATCGCCGATGTCTCCACAGCCCAGCCCATCTGGTTCCTCAACTTCCCGTGGGGCTCGAGCTGCTCCATCATCGCCAAGCTGTTCGAGATTACGAACACCCCGATGAGCGACGAGCAGGCCACATGCCTGCTCGCGGCCATGATGACAGACACCGTCATGCTCAAGAGCCCGACGACGACGCCTGTCGACCGCGTCATCGCCGAGAAGCTCGGCAAGCAGATCGGCCGCGACCCGGTCGAGTTCGGCGCCGAGGTCTTCCGCAGCCGCGGGGCTGACGGCTTCACGCCCGCCCAGATGGTGAGCCGCGACATCAAGCGCTTCGAGATCGGCGGCAAGGCCGTGTACATCGGCCAGTACGAGACCGTCAACAAGGGGCCGGTGCTCGAGCAGGCTGCCGAGCTGCGCGCCGCCATGGAGGCGTACCGCACCGAGCACGAGGGCGACACGCTCGTGCTGCTCGTGACCGACATCATCGAGGAGGGCTCGCAGGTGTTCATCTGCGGCGACCCCGCCGTGGCCGAGAAGGGCCTCAAGATCACGGCCAGCCCCGAGGGCGTCTGGATGCCCGGTGTGCTCTCCCGCAAGAAGCAGGTCGCCGCGCCGCTCATCGAGGCCGCCGAGTAG
- a CDS encoding putative ABC transporter permease: MSEAIATATPDIACPAPSGTPNPQEPSEKRGKIPLIMKIYGILCILQGAGVAVLSIILAVGLFVLRDQILPQLNDTTLTLVIEIVSFAVTQVTSVMLVIFGVLLLRNRQRHAAQWAYALIAATVASLVLDMMLNGPSMDLLDNFIQIVILVAISVTVDPALTDERHLRRKLRRMELHEDAEEGTLGRDETGRGYITLDFFNLFWTFIVCCVLGLVIEVVYHMVFVEPGVYQDRAGVLFGPFSPIYGFGAVLMTVALNRFWCANVVVIFLVSAVIGGAFEFFVSWFMETAFGITAWDYSGTFLSIDGRTNGMFMAMWGCLGVVWIKLCLPRMLKLINLIPWQLRYPVTVVCAALMVANGLMTLQALDFWHERESGKVPQTAVEQFYATHFGNDYMENRFQSMTINPENAARVPDTTTGQQ, translated from the coding sequence ATGAGCGAAGCCATCGCCACAGCTACGCCTGACATCGCGTGCCCCGCACCGAGCGGCACTCCGAATCCGCAGGAGCCATCCGAAAAGAGGGGGAAGATCCCCCTCATCATGAAGATATACGGCATCCTGTGCATACTGCAGGGCGCCGGCGTCGCTGTCCTCTCGATCATCCTCGCCGTGGGCCTGTTCGTCCTGCGCGACCAGATCCTCCCTCAGCTCAACGACACGACGCTCACGCTCGTGATCGAAATCGTCTCGTTTGCAGTGACGCAGGTCACGTCCGTCATGCTCGTCATCTTTGGCGTCCTGCTGCTGCGCAACCGCCAACGGCATGCCGCGCAGTGGGCCTACGCACTCATCGCAGCGACCGTCGCGTCGCTCGTCCTCGACATGATGCTCAACGGCCCGTCCATGGACCTGCTCGACAACTTCATCCAGATCGTCATCCTCGTCGCCATATCCGTCACCGTCGACCCCGCGCTGACGGACGAGCGCCATCTGCGCCGTAAGCTGCGCCGCATGGAGCTGCACGAGGACGCCGAGGAGGGCACGCTCGGCCGCGACGAGACGGGCAGGGGCTACATCACGCTCGACTTCTTCAACCTGTTCTGGACGTTTATCGTCTGCTGCGTGCTCGGCCTCGTCATAGAGGTCGTCTACCACATGGTCTTCGTCGAGCCGGGCGTCTACCAGGATCGCGCCGGCGTGCTGTTCGGCCCGTTCTCGCCCATCTACGGCTTCGGCGCCGTACTCATGACCGTGGCGCTCAACCGCTTCTGGTGCGCCAACGTCGTCGTCATCTTCCTCGTGAGCGCCGTCATCGGCGGTGCATTCGAGTTCTTCGTGAGCTGGTTCATGGAGACGGCGTTCGGCATCACGGCCTGGGACTACTCGGGCACGTTCCTCTCCATCGACGGCCGCACGAACGGCATGTTCATGGCGATGTGGGGCTGCCTCGGCGTCGTGTGGATCAAGCTGTGCCTGCCGAGGATGCTCAAGCTCATCAACCTCATCCCCTGGCAACTGCGCTATCCCGTGACCGTCGTGTGCGCGGCGCTCATGGTCGCCAACGGCCTCATGACGCTGCAGGCGCTCGACTTCTGGCATGAGCGCGAGTCCGGCAAAGTGCCGCAGACGGCTGTCGAGCAGTTCTACGCCACGCACTTCGGCAACGACTACATGGAGAACCGCTTCCAGTCCATGACGATCAACCCAGAGAACGCGGCCCGCGTGCCCGATACGACGACCGGCCAGCAGTAG
- a CDS encoding C-terminal binding protein, with translation MAKHRIAAFIRADQPDLFTPCLAEWGLEDEIEVRVVRSDAPAEPEDVEGCEGLIMGWKDVDYARLPEMKDLRIACRQSIGIDGIDVDAFTRAGIGVSNTPNWCSYDVGLHSVALMLDLYKKLTYLDRHYRLGEKATRGLYEPNRPCGQTFGMVFFGHIAQCVLPMVKALDMNVLVYAPTKSAEYLRSFGCEKAATVEELCRRSDVVSLYCPLLPETRHIIGAPELAAMKPTAFLINVARGGLVDDEALATALREGQIRGAGLDCLEHEHEQGFDPLASPLLSMENVVATPHAAWYSVEARAEQPRIALRQLVDYLLDGKAPSGLANPEALGFPPHTHQTIK, from the coding sequence ATGGCAAAGCATCGCATCGCGGCGTTCATCCGCGCCGACCAACCCGACCTCTTCACGCCGTGCCTGGCGGAGTGGGGCCTCGAGGACGAGATAGAGGTGCGCGTCGTCCGCAGCGACGCGCCGGCAGAGCCCGAGGACGTCGAGGGCTGCGAGGGGCTCATCATGGGGTGGAAGGACGTCGACTACGCGCGCCTGCCCGAGATGAAGGACCTGCGCATCGCCTGCCGGCAGTCCATCGGCATCGACGGCATCGACGTCGACGCCTTCACGCGGGCCGGCATCGGCGTCTCGAACACGCCGAACTGGTGCTCGTACGACGTTGGCCTGCACTCCGTCGCGCTCATGCTCGACCTGTACAAGAAGCTGACGTACCTCGATCGCCACTACCGCCTGGGCGAGAAGGCGACGCGCGGCCTGTACGAACCGAACCGTCCCTGCGGCCAGACGTTCGGCATGGTGTTCTTCGGGCACATCGCGCAGTGCGTGCTGCCCATGGTCAAGGCGCTCGACATGAACGTGCTCGTGTACGCCCCCACGAAGAGCGCCGAGTACCTCAGGAGCTTCGGCTGCGAGAAGGCGGCGACCGTTGAGGAGCTCTGCCGCCGCTCGGACGTCGTCTCTCTCTACTGCCCGCTACTGCCCGAGACACGCCACATCATCGGGGCGCCCGAACTCGCCGCCATGAAGCCGACAGCGTTTCTCATCAACGTCGCGCGCGGCGGGCTCGTCGACGACGAGGCGCTGGCGACGGCGCTGCGGGAAGGGCAGATTCGCGGCGCGGGGCTGGACTGCCTCGAACACGAGCACGAGCAGGGGTTCGACCCGCTGGCAAGCCCGCTGCTGAGCATGGAAAACGTCGTGGCGACGCCGCACGCGGCCTGGTACTCCGTCGAAGCTCGCGCCGAACAGCCGCGCATCGCGCTGCGCCAGCTCGTTGACTACCTGCTCGACGGCAAAGCGCCAAGCGGCCTGGCCAACCCCGAGGCCCTCGGATTCCCGCCCCACACGCACCAGACGATCAAGTAG
- a CDS encoding ABC-2 transporter permease, translated as MSGIIRSARIDLVSFRHLLVLQIFVFAVLAVCLSLQGAEVLAAAVAFVTIYSLMVFGMNLCVMDDANGWSAYRMALPLARRDVVLGRFVAIGALGVAGVATFLAASSVTLLVQGCLDGRGFGALADPSLWAAMGGSLTLALAIGSLLVGTLVPLSFRFGAQRVMRVYPIAIVLIVLVPLFVLQLAGDQIMAGLDDAVATLSTSGGLVALMLALLGVAVVLTAISALVSVRLYRTRDL; from the coding sequence ATGAGCGGCATCATCCGATCGGCGCGCATTGACCTCGTTTCGTTTCGCCACCTCCTCGTGCTGCAGATCTTCGTGTTTGCCGTGCTGGCGGTGTGCCTGAGCCTGCAGGGCGCTGAGGTGCTCGCCGCCGCCGTCGCGTTCGTCACTATCTACTCGCTCATGGTGTTTGGTATGAACCTTTGCGTGATGGATGACGCAAACGGGTGGAGCGCGTATCGCATGGCGCTGCCGCTCGCGCGTCGCGACGTCGTGCTCGGCCGCTTCGTTGCCATCGGGGCGCTGGGCGTGGCGGGCGTCGCCACGTTCCTCGCGGCGTCGTCGGTGACGCTGCTCGTCCAAGGGTGCTTGGATGGTCGTGGGTTCGGGGCGCTTGCGGACCCGTCGCTGTGGGCGGCCATGGGGGGTAGCTTGACGCTGGCGCTCGCGATTGGCTCGCTGCTTGTTGGTACGCTCGTACCGCTCTCTTTTCGCTTCGGGGCGCAGCGCGTCATGAGGGTGTACCCGATCGCCATCGTTCTGATCGTGCTCGTGCCGCTTTTTGTCTTGCAGCTTGCGGGTGACCAGATCATGGCTGGGCTCGATGACGCCGTGGCAACGCTGTCCACCTCAGGCGGTCTCGTGGCGCTGATGCTCGCGCTGCTCGGCGTTGCGGTCGTCCTCACGGCCATCAGCGCTCTGGTGAGCGTCCGCCTTTACCGCACCCGGGACCTATAG
- the feoB gene encoding ferrous iron transport protein B, giving the protein MSLDTLPIGKDAVVASVDCAETSLRAHLLDMGLTPGTEVTMMKVAPLGDPVEIRLRGYELTLRRDDAAHIALRDVHEAHVPGTAGSGAERSSVRRPRAAHLALGEGRYSPRRDGSQAERRQGSPLSIALVGNQNCGKTTLFNQLTGSNQHVGNFPGVTVDRKDGPIRSHPEVTLTDLPGIYSLSPYTGEEVVTREFILRERPDAVIDVVDATNIERNLYLTLQLMELDVPLVIALNMMDEVAANGGTVDVNELEAQLGVPVVPIVAARGEGIDELVEHVVNVALRRERPGRLDFCRQDGPDGGALHRCIHGIAALVDDHASRAGIPMRFAATKLVEGDSLVREALDLDANEADAVEHIVTQMEREAGCDRLAAVADMRFAFIEALCEQAVVKPRESREHRRSVAIDRILTGRFTALPVFALIMALVFWVTFGLVGQPLADLLDVGVSALIGLADEGLRALAINDVVRSLIVDGALSGVGSVLSFVPVIATLFLMLSLLEDSGYMARVAFFMDRALRRIGLSGRSLVPMLVGFGCSVPAIMATRTLPSEHDRRLTVLLTPFMSCSAKLPVYATITAAFFPTNGTLVMLSLYFLGMGVGVLVALAMRRTAFRGEPVPFIMELPNYRLPSLKSTLLLVWDKAKGFITKAFTIIFAASVVVWFLQTFDVRLNVAPDQADSLLAGLGGLIAPLFAPLGFGVWQAACALATGFLAKESVLSTLSVLVGGAAGGLASLFTPLSAYTFLVFVLLYTPCVAAIGVVRGELGARYAAGMVALQCGVAWVVAFVVHTIGLALGLA; this is encoded by the coding sequence ATGACGCGGCCCACATCGCGCTGCGCGACGTCCACGAGGCGCACGTTCCCGGCACGGCCGGCTCCGGCGCCGAGCGGTCCTCGGTCCGCAGGCCTCGCGCGGCGCATCTGGCTCTGGGAGAGGGCCGCTACAGCCCGCGGCGCGATGGCTCGCAGGCGGAGCGCCGGCAGGGCAGCCCGCTGTCCATTGCTCTCGTCGGCAACCAGAACTGCGGCAAGACGACGCTATTCAACCAGCTCACGGGCTCAAACCAGCACGTCGGCAACTTCCCGGGCGTCACGGTCGACCGCAAGGACGGCCCCATCCGCTCGCATCCCGAAGTCACGCTGACCGACCTGCCGGGCATCTACTCGCTGTCGCCCTACACGGGCGAGGAAGTCGTGACGCGCGAGTTCATCCTGCGGGAGCGCCCAGATGCCGTCATCGACGTCGTCGACGCCACGAACATCGAGCGCAATCTCTACCTTACGCTGCAGCTTATGGAGCTCGACGTGCCGCTCGTCATCGCGCTCAACATGATGGACGAGGTCGCGGCAAACGGCGGGACCGTCGACGTCAACGAGCTCGAGGCGCAGCTCGGCGTCCCGGTCGTGCCCATCGTCGCCGCGCGCGGCGAGGGCATCGACGAGCTCGTCGAGCATGTCGTCAACGTTGCGCTGCGCCGTGAGCGCCCGGGCCGGCTCGACTTCTGCCGGCAGGACGGTCCCGACGGGGGAGCGCTGCACCGCTGCATTCACGGTATAGCCGCCCTCGTGGACGACCACGCCAGCCGCGCCGGTATACCCATGCGCTTTGCGGCGACGAAGCTTGTCGAGGGGGATTCGCTCGTGCGCGAGGCGCTTGACCTCGACGCGAACGAGGCAGATGCCGTCGAGCACATCGTGACGCAGATGGAGCGCGAGGCAGGTTGCGATCGGCTCGCTGCCGTTGCTGACATGCGCTTCGCTTTCATCGAGGCGCTGTGCGAGCAGGCGGTCGTAAAGCCGCGCGAGAGCCGTGAGCACCGTCGCTCCGTCGCTATCGACCGCATCCTGACGGGCCGCTTCACGGCGCTGCCCGTGTTCGCGCTCATCATGGCGCTCGTGTTTTGGGTGACGTTCGGCCTCGTGGGCCAGCCGCTCGCTGACCTGCTCGACGTCGGCGTCTCGGCGCTCATCGGGCTTGCCGACGAGGGGCTGCGCGCGCTCGCCATCAACGACGTCGTGCGCTCGCTCATCGTGGACGGCGCCCTGAGCGGCGTGGGGAGCGTGCTGTCGTTCGTGCCGGTCATCGCGACGCTGTTCCTGATGTTGTCCCTGCTCGAGGACTCGGGCTACATGGCGCGCGTCGCCTTCTTCATGGACCGGGCGCTGCGCCGCATCGGCCTGTCGGGACGCAGCCTCGTGCCGATGCTCGTCGGTTTCGGCTGCAGCGTACCTGCCATCATGGCGACGCGCACGCTGCCCTCCGAACACGACCGGCGCCTGACGGTGCTGCTGACGCCGTTCATGAGCTGCTCTGCGAAGCTGCCGGTATACGCGACGATCACCGCGGCGTTTTTCCCGACGAACGGCACCCTCGTCATGCTGTCCCTGTACTTCCTGGGCATGGGCGTCGGCGTGCTCGTGGCCCTCGCCATGCGACGCACGGCGTTTCGCGGCGAGCCGGTGCCGTTCATCATGGAGCTGCCGAACTATCGTCTGCCGAGCCTGAAGAGCACGCTGCTGCTTGTGTGGGACAAGGCGAAGGGCTTCATCACGAAGGCGTTCACGATCATATTCGCGGCAAGCGTCGTCGTGTGGTTCCTCCAGACGTTCGACGTTCGCCTGAACGTGGCGCCTGACCAGGCGGACTCCCTGCTGGCGGGCCTGGGCGGGCTCATCGCCCCGCTGTTCGCGCCGCTCGGCTTTGGCGTGTGGCAGGCTGCCTGTGCGCTGGCGACGGGCTTTCTGGCCAAGGAAAGCGTCCTGTCGACGCTGTCCGTGCTCGTCGGCGGGGCTGCCGGTGGGCTGGCGAGCCTGTTCACGCCGCTGAGCGCCTACACGTTCCTCGTGTTCGTGCTGCTGTACACGCCGTGCGTCGCGGCGATCGGCGTCGTGCGTGGCGAGCTGGGTGCGCGTTACGCGGCCGGCATGGTGGCGCTGCAGTGCGGCGTCGCGTGGGTCGTGGCGTTCGTCGTGCACACGATCGGGCTTGCGCTCGGCCTCGCGTAG
- a CDS encoding UvrD-helicase domain-containing protein — protein sequence MAIDIDSLNPAQRQAVVTTEGPLLVLAGAGSGKTRVLTYRIGHMIEDLGVAPWQILAITFTNKAAKEMRERLDKLLGGRSTRGMWVCTFHAMCVRMLRIDGQRLGYTDNFTIYDDDDSNRLVKDILNGMNVDIKRFPVNMVRSRISSAKNELMDPDEMLASARTPPGEIAAKVYAELQTRLKRSNAMDFDDLLVNAYTLLSTCPDVLNGYQERFRYISVDEYQDTNGAQYQICKLLAAKYRNLMVVGDDDQSIYSWRGADIRNILDFEQDYPEAKSVKLEQNYRSTGHILDAANAVVAHNTERKAKRLFTDEGDGEKIKLYQASDERDEGRWIGSEIAKLRDRGVDYSDMALFYRTNAQSRVLEDMLLRAGIPYTIVGGTRFFDRAEIRDLTAYLKLVVNPNDDVSARRVINKPARSIGATTQDRIAALAARQGISFFEAAGRAIVDEPTLSSRTRNGLVRFIQVINDAAAYEGNLRDVVEMIADKAGLISALKAEGTPEAEERVGNIREFFGVVQDYVEQHDVESDLLSNAEVQAEASGADGTQAGLFDDSDGAGEPAQAQAGDLSLAGFMEWLALRTDLDAAGEGGSTVTLMTVHSAKGLEFNTVFVAGMEETIFPHTSFKREDDNLEEERRLAYVAITRARRRLFLTYAATRHLYGEAVANPRSRFIDEIPAGHLETVGVGSSGFLGTGWEKRGDRHGTFGSGRGSDMYGGRVFGSATRSSGGSSSGRSGGMSFASLGSSGRGMGSGRPSSARSGGSYADSSRAAEMPAPTAAAASFASQGTSESFERGDRVSHKVFGPGTVLSAKGDAVEIKFDKGGQTKKLLKGYAPIVKIKG from the coding sequence ATGGCCATCGACATCGACTCGCTCAATCCTGCCCAGCGTCAGGCCGTCGTCACGACGGAGGGCCCGCTGCTGGTGCTTGCGGGCGCTGGCTCGGGAAAGACGCGCGTGCTCACGTACCGCATCGGACACATGATCGAGGACCTCGGCGTCGCGCCCTGGCAGATCCTCGCCATCACGTTCACGAACAAGGCGGCAAAGGAGATGCGCGAGCGTCTCGATAAGCTTCTGGGCGGCCGCTCGACGCGCGGCATGTGGGTCTGCACGTTCCACGCCATGTGCGTGCGCATGCTGCGCATCGACGGACAGCGCCTCGGCTACACTGACAACTTCACGATCTATGACGACGACGACTCGAACCGCCTCGTCAAAGACATCCTCAACGGCATGAACGTCGACATCAAGCGCTTTCCGGTCAACATGGTGCGCTCGCGCATCTCCTCGGCGAAAAACGAGCTCATGGATCCCGACGAGATGCTTGCCAGTGCGCGCACGCCTCCGGGGGAGATCGCGGCCAAGGTCTACGCCGAGCTGCAGACGCGCCTGAAGCGCTCAAACGCCATGGACTTCGACGACCTGCTCGTCAACGCCTACACGCTGCTCTCGACCTGCCCCGACGTGCTCAACGGCTACCAGGAGCGCTTCCGCTACATCTCCGTCGACGAGTATCAGGACACGAACGGCGCCCAGTACCAGATCTGCAAGCTGCTCGCCGCCAAGTACCGCAACCTCATGGTCGTGGGCGACGACGACCAGTCCATCTACTCGTGGCGCGGCGCCGACATCCGCAACATCCTCGACTTCGAGCAGGACTATCCCGAGGCCAAGTCCGTGAAGCTCGAGCAGAACTACCGCTCGACGGGGCACATTCTCGACGCGGCAAACGCCGTGGTTGCGCACAACACGGAGCGCAAGGCCAAGCGCCTGTTCACCGACGAGGGCGACGGCGAGAAGATCAAGCTCTACCAAGCGTCCGACGAGCGCGACGAGGGCCGCTGGATCGGCTCTGAGATCGCGAAGCTGCGCGATCGCGGCGTCGACTACTCGGACATGGCGCTGTTCTACCGCACGAACGCCCAGTCGCGCGTGCTCGAAGACATGCTGCTGCGCGCCGGTATCCCGTACACGATCGTCGGCGGCACGCGCTTCTTCGATCGCGCCGAGATTCGCGACCTCACGGCCTACCTCAAGCTCGTCGTGAACCCCAACGACGACGTGTCGGCCCGCCGCGTCATCAACAAGCCGGCACGCTCCATCGGCGCCACGACGCAGGACCGCATCGCGGCGCTCGCGGCTCGGCAGGGCATCTCGTTTTTCGAGGCGGCGGGGCGGGCCATTGTCGACGAACCCACGCTGTCGAGCCGCACGCGCAACGGTCTCGTACGCTTCATCCAGGTCATCAACGACGCGGCGGCCTACGAAGGCAATCTGCGCGACGTCGTCGAGATGATCGCCGACAAGGCGGGCCTCATCTCGGCGCTCAAGGCCGAGGGCACGCCTGAGGCCGAGGAGCGCGTCGGCAACATCCGCGAGTTCTTTGGCGTCGTGCAGGACTATGTGGAGCAGCACGACGTGGAGAGCGACCTGCTGTCCAACGCCGAGGTACAGGCGGAGGCGTCGGGCGCGGACGGGACGCAGGCGGGTCTGTTCGACGATTCGGACGGCGCAGGCGAGCCGGCTCAGGCCCAGGCGGGCGACCTTTCGCTGGCCGGTTTCATGGAGTGGCTCGCGCTGCGAACCGACCTGGACGCGGCAGGCGAGGGCGGCTCCACCGTCACGCTCATGACGGTGCACTCGGCCAAGGGCCTCGAGTTCAACACCGTGTTCGTGGCCGGCATGGAGGAGACGATCTTCCCTCACACCTCGTTCAAGCGTGAGGACGATAACCTCGAGGAGGAGCGCCGCCTCGCCTATGTTGCCATCACCCGTGCCCGCCGACGGCTGTTCCTGACGTATGCGGCGACGCGTCACCTCTACGGCGAGGCCGTCGCAAACCCGCGCTCGCGCTTCATCGACGAGATCCCGGCGGGGCACCTCGAGACGGTCGGCGTGGGCTCGTCGGGCTTCCTCGGCACGGGCTGGGAGAAGCGCGGCGATCGCCACGGGACGTTCGGCAGCGGACGTGGTTCCGACATGTACGGCGGCCGCGTGTTCGGCAGCGCGACGCGCTCGAGCGGCGGGTCGAGCTCCGGGCGCTCGGGCGGCATGTCGTTTGCGTCTCTTGGCAGCTCGGGGCGCGGCATGGGGTCGGGGCGGCCGTCTTCGGCGCGCTCGGGCGGGAGCTATGCCGACAGCTCGCGCGCTGCGGAGATGCCGGCGCCGACGGCGGCGGCCGCGAGCTTCGCGTCACAGGGGACGTCGGAGAGCTTCGAGCGCGGCGACCGCGTGAGCCACAAGGTGTTCGGGCCCGGCACGGTGCTGTCGGCAAAGGGCGACGCCGTCGAGATCAAGTTCGACAAGGGCGGCCAGACGAAGAAGCTGCTCAAGGGTTACGCGCCGATTGTCAAAATCAAGGGCTAG
- a CDS encoding GntR family transcriptional regulator has protein sequence MEIIISNASTKPIYEQITSQVKGLILAGELKGGEQLPSMRVLANDLRVSVITTKRAYADLEAAGFITTVQGKGCFVAGGNREMLREERLRDVEALLGSAVRKGRELGLSDDELLEMLHLQMEP, from the coding sequence GTGGAGATCATCATCTCAAACGCGAGTACGAAACCGATCTACGAGCAGATCACGTCGCAGGTCAAGGGGCTCATCCTCGCGGGCGAGCTCAAGGGGGGGGAGCAGTTGCCCTCCATGCGCGTGCTGGCGAACGACCTGCGCGTGAGCGTCATCACGACGAAGCGCGCCTATGCCGACCTCGAGGCGGCCGGCTTTATCACGACCGTCCAGGGCAAGGGCTGCTTCGTTGCGGGTGGGAATCGCGAGATGCTGCGCGAGGAGCGGCTGCGTGACGTCGAGGCCTTGCTCGGCTCTGCGGTGCGCAAGGGGCGCGAGCTCGGTCTGTCCGACGACGAGCTTCTCGAGATGCTGCACCTGCAGATGGAGCCGTGA
- a CDS encoding ABC transporter ATP-binding protein: MNRTKGQVSAVTSATFPTQLSHEGAWDAGALIEARGMTKRYEGFMLQDVSLRVDAGTIVGFVGRNGAGKSTTIKALLGLVSLDGGEARVLGMSPRDIAAPKGALVKEHVGVVFDTVPLPASLRLDGVARIMQLAYRTWDQRRFEELCGRFGLGARKRVKDLSRGMGMKLQLACALSHDARLLILDEATAGLDPMARDEALDVLRDFVADDGHAVLLSSHITSDLEKVADIVCCIDEGRVVFTRPKDDICDRMGLVRLRSRELDELRAAGPDAIPGETRDDRARVLRQDMGVALCVPDRAAFAARWPELECERMGIDDYLGFVLKGELL; encoded by the coding sequence ATGAATAGAACAAAGGGGCAGGTGAGCGCAGTGACGAGCGCGACGTTCCCCACTCAGCTTTCCCATGAAGGCGCCTGGGATGCTGGGGCGCTCATAGAGGCCCGCGGCATGACGAAGCGCTACGAGGGATTCATGCTCCAGGATGTCTCACTGCGCGTCGATGCCGGCACGATTGTCGGCTTTGTTGGGCGCAACGGGGCCGGCAAGTCCACGACAATCAAGGCCCTGCTTGGCCTCGTCTCGCTCGACGGGGGAGAGGCACGCGTGCTAGGGATGAGCCCGCGTGACATCGCGGCCCCGAAAGGCGCCCTCGTCAAGGAGCACGTCGGCGTCGTGTTTGACACGGTTCCCCTTCCGGCGTCTCTACGGCTCGATGGCGTGGCGCGCATCATGCAACTGGCGTATCGCACGTGGGACCAGAGGCGCTTTGAGGAGCTGTGCGGGCGATTCGGACTGGGCGCACGCAAACGCGTCAAGGACCTCTCTCGTGGCATGGGCATGAAGCTGCAACTTGCGTGCGCGCTGTCTCACGACGCGCGCCTGCTCATCCTTGACGAGGCGACGGCCGGCCTCGACCCGATGGCTCGCGACGAGGCGCTCGACGTGCTGCGCGACTTCGTTGCCGATGACGGCCACGCCGTGCTGCTCTCGAGCCACATCACGAGCGACCTGGAGAAGGTCGCCGATATCGTGTGCTGCATCGACGAGGGTCGCGTTGTGTTCACGCGCCCCAAGGACGACATCTGCGACCGCATGGGCCTCGTGCGCTTGCGCTCTCGCGAGCTCGACGAGCTGCGTGCCGCAGGGCCGGACGCCATCCCGGGAGAGACGCGGGACGACCGGGCCCGCGTGCTGCGGCAGGACATGGGCGTCGCGCTATGCGTGCCCGACCGCGCGGCGTTTGCGGCGCGCTGGCCCGAGCTCGAGTGTGAGCGCATGGGCATCGACGACTATCTGGGCTTCGTCCTGAAGGGAGAGCTGCTATGA
- a CDS encoding toxin-antitoxin system HicB family antitoxin, with product MYQAEEYTFRVFYSQEDHAFIATAAEFPSLSNVGDSQADALAGLVTLIQDVLSDLQEEGAAAPEPLGRRRYSGKISLRITPQQHRRLAMEAAEQGVSINQLLVSRV from the coding sequence ATGTATCAGGCTGAGGAGTACACGTTCCGCGTGTTTTACTCTCAAGAAGACCACGCCTTCATCGCAACCGCAGCCGAGTTTCCCAGTCTTTCGAACGTGGGAGACTCGCAAGCTGACGCGCTAGCAGGACTCGTCACGCTCATCCAGGACGTCCTCTCCGATCTGCAGGAGGAGGGAGCGGCGGCGCCCGAACCTCTTGGCAGGCGCCGCTACTCTGGCAAGATCTCCCTACGCATAACGCCCCAGCAGCACCGCCGGCTTGCCATGGAGGCCGCCGAGCAAGGCGTCTCCATCAATCAGCTTCTCGTGTCACGCGTCTAG